In the genome of Dermacentor silvarum isolate Dsil-2018 chromosome 1, BIME_Dsil_1.4, whole genome shotgun sequence, one region contains:
- the LOC119437681 gene encoding uncharacterized protein LOC119437681: MASSSSDVLDRSDGSLSPAQSLFLTMYDGNAPSPVLLGEATTAASENSPSSGPWGEGETRLLLNLYAHYSTKVGPMKKFRCKRAMYEYISKEILQILNIYRTPTQCESRFKTIAKRKKDEDTNNKTSGHSRCQVSYEEEFAAIRAADDSIQPEVLRGVHSVTYKTSQSAQGAKDPANILTGAANIPIGADCADLSGNSEFLDAPSSVVTDSAPKRKGTHKTGRPNAGRMMHMKYFFEHMQKINEEREAKREEREKRREERHQELLKLHREHIAALKDLAAKEDNM; encoded by the exons ATGGCGTCGTCCAGTTCAGATGTGCTTGACCGCAGCGACGGCTCTCTCAGCCCAGCGCAGTCACTCTTCCTCACCATGTATGACG GTAACGCACCAAGCCCAGTCTTGCTTGGGgaagccaccactgctgccaGCGAGAACAGCCCGTCTTCCG GACCATGGGGAGAAGGCGAGACAAGGCTGTTATTAAACCTTTATGCACACTACTCAACCAAAGTAGGCCCCATGAAAAAATTCCGCTGCAAGCGTGCTATGTACGAGTATATTTCTAAGGAAATTCTTCAGATCCTGAATATTTACAGGACTCCGACACAGTGCGAGTCACGATTCAAGACAATTGCAAAGCGAAAGAAAGATGAAGACACTAATAACAAAACATCAGGCCATTCCCGCTGCCAGGTGTCGTATGAAGAAGAATTTGCGGCAATAAGGGCAGCAGATGACAGCATACAGCCCGAAGTTCTTCGTGGTGTGCACTCCGTGACATACAAGACATCTCAATCTGCTCAAGGTGCCAAGGATCCCGCCAACATTCTTACAGGTGCTGCCAACATTCCTATAGGAGCTGACTGTGCTGACCTGTCAGGCAACTCTGAATTTCTCGACGCCCCTTCAAGCGTAGTTACCGACTCTGCACCAAAAAGAAAGGGAACACACAAGACAGGCCGTCCTAATGCAGGTCGAATGATGCACATGAAGTATTTCTTTGAGCACAtgcaaaaaataaatgaagaGCGAGAAGCaaaaagggaagagagagagaaaagacgagaggaaaggcaTCAAGAGCTGCTCAAACTCCACAGGGAGCACATCGCTGCATTGAAAGACCTTGCAGCAAAAGAAGACAACATGTGA
- the LOC119437680 gene encoding putative nuclease HARBI1: MSKRRRLRKAQESSVMLLEHLATEGLEASSSDDDDDDRHIYANKFAELFAEHLEVPKVKGYVQKVVSDYSDKQFRSNFRLPRSACNQLVKQFEASECFPSDRNHGGVPVKSAEEHILSFLWYAVNKASMREVAVLFNMAESTQFAVIDRVLGFLCAIAPDVIYFGMDKEALAREFENLAGFPNVIGCIDGTYIPMRCPVNKTRSTYINRHDQVSLTMQGICNSKGRFQDVFTGPPSKVHDGRVLKLSTVQQDLPTLCQVNRYHILGDAAYPIREHLLTPFKNYGNMTQAKSKYNTCHASTRVVIENAFALLKQRFRQLRYIEFTTVDKITQFIVGCCVLHNICLDNGDIDVEDLLTDEEREERSQDTLLRIRQDRAELAANRQPQTDRESVLRRLGELKRNALVGQL; the protein is encoded by the exons ATGTCGAAACGAAGGCGGCTACGAAAGGCGCAAGAATCATCAGTGATGCTTTTAGAGCACCTCGCAACCGAGGGCCTTGAAGCTAGCAgctccgacgacgacgacgacgaccgccACATTTATGCAAACAAGTTCGCCGAGTTGTTCGCCGAGCATCTTGAAGTGCCGAAGGTCAAAGGCTATGTTCAGAAGGTAGTCAGCGATTATTCCGACAAACAG TTTCGCAGCAACTTCCGCCTCCCGCGATCAGCCTGTAACCAGCTGGTCAAACAGTTCGAAGCGTCGGAATGTTTTCCGTCTGACAGGAACCATGGCGGTGTGCCCGTCAAATCGGCAGAGGAGCACATTCTCTCATTTCTCTG GTATGCTGTCAACAAGGCCTCAATGAGGGAGGTTGCTGTGCTTTTCAACatggcagagtctacgcagtttGCTGTGATTGATAGGGTGCTCGGCTTTCTTTGTGCCATTGCCCCAGACGTCATATACTTTGGAATGGACAAAGAGGCATTAGCCAGGGAATTCGAGAAT CTTGCAGGGTTTCCGAATGTAATAGGGTGTATCGATGGCACCTATATTCCCATGCGCTGCCCAGTGAACAAGACAAGGTCTACCTATATAAACAGGCATGACCAGGTGTCATTAACAATGCAGGGCATCTGCAACTCCAAAGGCAGGTTCCAAGACGTCTTTACTGGCCCACCAAGCAAGGTTCATGATGGTCGTGTGCTGAAACTATCAACTGTTCAGCAAGATTTGCCCACACTTTGCCAGGTGAACAGGTATCACATCCTTGGAGATGCCGCCTACCCAATTAGGGAACACCTTCTTACGCCGTTTAAGAATTATGGCAACATGACGCAAGCAAAGAGCAAGTACAATACTTGCCATGCATCTACAAGGGTAGTCATTGAAAATGCATTCGCCTTATTAAAGCAGAGGTTTCGTCAGCTTCGCTACATCGAATTCACCACAGTTGACAAAATAACACAGTTCATTGTAGGATGCTGCGTGCTCCACAACATATGCCTCGACAATGGCGACATAGATGTGGAGGATCTGTTGACCGACGAAGAGAGGGAAGAAAGAAGCCAGGATACACTGCTGCGCATCAGACAGGACCGCGCAGAGTTGGCTGCTAACAGGCAGCCACAGACTGACCGTGAAAGTGTGCTTCGCCGTCTGGGTGAATTGAAAAGAAATGCTTTGGTGGGGCAGCTGTAG